A single window of Mycolicibacterium madagascariense DNA harbors:
- a CDS encoding FAD-binding dehydrogenase, which translates to MADADVIVVGAGLAGLVAAGEALDRGRSVLVVDQENAANLGGQAYWSFGGLFFVDSPEQRRLGVRDSHELALQDWLGTAGFDRPEDHWPRQWAHAYVDFAAGEKRSWLRERGLQTFALVGWAERGGYGARGHGNSVPRFHITWGTGPAIVDVFARRVLAPGAKVRFAHRHRVDELIVEDGAVTGVRGAVLEPSSAARGVASSRNIIGDFEFRAGAVIVASGGIGGNHDLVRKNWPPRMGRVPEQLLSGVPAHVDGRMLGIAEAAGARIINADRMWHYTEGITNYDPIWPRHGIRILPGPSSLWLDATGKRLPAPLYPGFDTLGTLEYIAQTGHDYTWFVLNERIIEKEFGLSGQEQNPDLTGKSVRQVLSRVRPGPPAPVQRFVDQGVDFVSAATLRELVAKMNDVPDVEKLDYDVVEAEVTARDREVVNSYTKDSQITAIRGARNYLADRVARVVAPHALTDPKAGPLIAVKLHILTRKSLGGLETDLGSRVLTPGGAHFAGLYAAGEAAGFGGGGVHGYRSLEGTFLGGCVFSGRAAGRAAARETA; encoded by the coding sequence AACGCCGCCAACCTGGGCGGCCAGGCGTACTGGTCGTTCGGCGGGCTGTTCTTCGTCGACAGCCCCGAGCAACGCAGGCTCGGGGTGCGCGACAGCCACGAGCTGGCCCTGCAGGACTGGCTCGGCACCGCGGGCTTCGACCGGCCGGAGGACCACTGGCCCCGCCAGTGGGCCCACGCCTACGTCGACTTCGCGGCGGGGGAGAAGCGCAGCTGGCTGCGTGAGCGCGGGCTGCAGACGTTCGCACTCGTCGGGTGGGCGGAGCGCGGCGGCTACGGCGCCCGCGGCCACGGCAACTCCGTGCCGCGCTTCCACATCACGTGGGGCACCGGGCCCGCGATCGTCGACGTCTTCGCCCGCAGAGTGTTGGCGCCCGGCGCCAAGGTGCGCTTCGCCCACCGGCATCGCGTCGACGAGCTGATCGTCGAGGACGGCGCGGTCACCGGCGTGCGCGGGGCGGTGCTCGAGCCGTCGAGCGCGGCCCGCGGCGTCGCCTCGTCGCGAAACATCATCGGCGACTTCGAGTTTCGGGCCGGAGCCGTGATCGTCGCCAGCGGCGGCATCGGCGGCAATCACGACCTGGTGCGCAAGAACTGGCCCCCGCGCATGGGCCGCGTGCCCGAACAGTTGCTCAGCGGCGTGCCGGCACACGTCGACGGCCGGATGCTCGGCATCGCCGAGGCCGCCGGGGCGCGCATCATCAACGCCGACCGCATGTGGCACTACACCGAGGGCATCACGAACTACGACCCGATCTGGCCGCGGCACGGGATCCGCATCCTGCCCGGCCCGTCGTCGCTGTGGCTCGACGCGACGGGCAAACGCCTGCCCGCGCCGCTGTACCCCGGTTTCGACACCCTCGGCACGCTGGAGTACATCGCGCAGACCGGCCACGACTACACGTGGTTCGTGCTCAACGAGCGCATCATCGAGAAGGAGTTCGGGCTGTCGGGCCAGGAGCAGAATCCCGATCTGACCGGCAAGAGCGTGCGCCAGGTGCTCTCGCGGGTGCGCCCCGGCCCGCCGGCGCCCGTGCAGCGCTTCGTCGACCAGGGGGTGGACTTCGTCTCCGCCGCGACGCTGCGCGAACTCGTCGCCAAGATGAACGACGTGCCCGACGTCGAGAAGCTTGACTACGACGTCGTCGAGGCGGAGGTCACGGCCCGCGACCGCGAGGTCGTCAACTCCTACACCAAGGACAGTCAGATCACCGCGATCCGCGGGGCGCGCAACTACCTGGCCGACCGGGTGGCCCGCGTCGTCGCGCCGCATGCGCTCACCGATCCCAAGGCCGGCCCGCTGATCGCCGTGAAGCTGCACATCTTGACGCGAAAGTCGTTGGGCGGCTTGGAGACCGACCTCGGCTCCCGGGTGCTCACCCCGGGCGGCGCGCACTTCGCCGGGTTGTATGCCGCCGGCGAGGCGGCCGGGTTCGGCGGTGGCGGCGTGCACGGGTACCGGTCGCTGGAGGGCACGTTCCTCGGCGGGTGCGTCTTCTCCGGCCGTGCCGCGGGCCGGGCCGCCGCCCGAGAGACCGCCTAG
- the purQ gene encoding phosphoribosylformylglycinamidine synthase subunit PurQ, with protein sequence MSARVGVITFPGTLDDVDAARAVRLAGAESVDLWHADADLKGVDAVVVPGGFSYGDYLRCGAIAKFAPVMGEVVSAAANGLPVLGICNGFQVLCEAGLLPGALTRNAGLHFICRDVWLEVATTSSAWTTRYEPGADLLVPLKSGEGRYVASDAVLEELEGEGRVVFRYRENPNGSLNDIAGISSANGRVVGLMPHPEHATEALTGPSDDGLGLFLSALDAVLAA encoded by the coding sequence ATGAGCGCTCGCGTCGGCGTCATCACGTTCCCCGGCACGCTCGACGACGTCGACGCTGCCCGCGCGGTCCGGCTGGCCGGTGCCGAGTCGGTCGACCTGTGGCATGCCGACGCCGACCTCAAGGGCGTCGACGCGGTCGTCGTCCCCGGCGGCTTCTCTTATGGCGACTACCTGCGCTGCGGAGCCATCGCCAAGTTCGCGCCCGTGATGGGCGAGGTGGTGTCCGCGGCCGCCAATGGATTGCCAGTGTTAGGGATTTGCAACGGTTTTCAGGTGCTGTGCGAGGCGGGGCTGCTGCCGGGTGCGCTGACGCGCAACGCGGGCCTGCACTTCATCTGCCGCGACGTGTGGCTCGAGGTGGCGACGACGTCCTCGGCGTGGACGACCCGTTACGAGCCGGGTGCCGATCTACTGGTGCCGCTGAAGTCCGGCGAGGGCCGCTACGTTGCGTCCGACGCGGTGCTCGAGGAGCTCGAGGGCGAGGGTCGCGTCGTGTTCCGCTACCGCGAGAACCCCAACGGTTCGCTGAACGACATCGCGGGCATCAGCTCGGCCAACGGTCGCGTCGTCGGCCTCATGCCGCACCCCGAGCACGCCACCGAGGCCCTGACCGGCCCGTCCGACGACGGGCTCGGCCTGTTCCTCTCGGCGCTCGATGCCGTGCTCGCGGCCTGA
- a CDS encoding MBL fold metallo-hydrolase, translating to MQLTHFGHSCLLASFRDGDDETTVLFDPGNFSHGFEGITGLSAILITHQHPDHADVERLPALLDANPQAALYCDPMTAAQLGGNWTAVHAGDAFAVGHLNVRGVGGTHAVIHPEIPVIDNISYLVGDGGHPARLMHPGDALFTPGEPVDVLATPAAAPWMKISEAVDYLRAVAPTRAVPIHQAVVAKEARGVYYGRLSDMTDTDFQVLDEESGTEF from the coding sequence ATGCAACTGACCCACTTCGGACACTCCTGCCTGCTCGCCAGCTTCCGGGACGGCGACGACGAGACCACCGTGCTGTTCGATCCCGGCAACTTCTCCCACGGCTTCGAGGGCATCACCGGGCTCTCGGCGATCCTCATCACCCACCAGCACCCCGACCACGCCGACGTCGAACGGCTGCCGGCGCTGCTCGACGCCAACCCGCAGGCGGCGCTCTACTGCGACCCGATGACCGCTGCCCAGCTCGGCGGGAACTGGACGGCCGTGCACGCGGGCGACGCCTTCGCGGTCGGGCATCTGAACGTGCGCGGGGTCGGCGGTACGCACGCCGTGATCCACCCCGAGATCCCGGTCATCGACAACATCTCCTACCTCGTTGGCGACGGCGGCCACCCCGCCCGCCTGATGCATCCCGGCGACGCACTGTTCACCCCTGGCGAACCCGTCGACGTGTTGGCCACCCCGGCCGCCGCGCCGTGGATGAAGATCTCCGAGGCCGTCGACTACCTGCGGGCGGTGGCCCCGACGCGGGCGGTGCCGATCCACCAGGCCGTGGTCGCCAAGGAGGCGCGCGGCGTGTACTACGGGCGGTTGTCGGACATGACCGACACCGACTTTCAAGTGCTGGACGAGGAGAGCGGTACGGAGTTCTAG
- the purS gene encoding phosphoribosylformylglycinamidine synthase subunit PurS, translating to MARVVVHVMPKTVILDPQGQAIAGALGRLGISGISDVRQGKRFELEVDDTVSDETLGEIAESLLANTVIEDWTVTREDK from the coding sequence GTGGCCCGCGTCGTAGTGCACGTGATGCCCAAGACGGTCATCCTCGATCCGCAGGGACAGGCGATCGCCGGGGCGCTGGGTCGCCTCGGCATCTCCGGGATCTCGGACGTCCGGCAAGGCAAGCGTTTCGAACTCGAGGTGGACGACACCGTCAGCGACGAGACCCTCGGTGAGATCGCCGAGTCGCTGCTCGCGAACACCGTCATCGAGGACTGGACCGTGACGCGGGAGGACAAATGA